One Methanohalophilus mahii DSM 5219 genomic window carries:
- a CDS encoding ATP-binding protein, whose protein sequence is MDDNEIYNQISQLNNELVNTQRDLVKTNRDLEYQIERFRVTLQNITDPVIVTDANFNVVLTNQNAISFTGNEKDMIDRPVDEVLYFEEIIQDTDNETFRVSEHRSQYPLKNKEMLFISANHNKVFVELSVSPIKEDPEKISGYVIIIHSIDERKKIELRQTEIKDFLYVINKILRHDVLNFLNVIQMAIYLSKEKNDFNYLDKATMSVEASIKLVNDMKNLEYTISKGGNLDVYHVREVIEDVSSNYPIEFNIIGNGDIVADEAIYSIFDNLIRNAIKHGNTEKMRFVITDKSDHCQISVRDYGNGIDNDVIDKIFDENFTHGTTGNTGLGLYIVKKVIERYGGDIWVESEKEKGTIFTIKIPGPN, encoded by the coding sequence ATGGATGACAATGAAATCTATAACCAAATTTCGCAGCTGAATAATGAGTTGGTAAATACTCAACGCGATCTTGTAAAAACAAATCGGGACTTAGAATACCAAATCGAGAGATTCAGAGTTACACTACAAAATATAACAGATCCCGTAATTGTAACAGATGCAAATTTCAATGTTGTGTTAACAAACCAAAATGCAATTTCTTTTACCGGAAATGAAAAGGATATGATTGATAGACCGGTAGATGAGGTATTGTATTTTGAAGAAATAATACAGGACACTGATAATGAAACGTTCAGGGTTTCTGAACATAGATCTCAATATCCCCTGAAGAACAAAGAAATGCTGTTTATTTCCGCTAATCACAACAAGGTTTTTGTTGAACTTAGTGTTTCTCCAATAAAGGAAGATCCTGAAAAAATTAGTGGGTACGTAATAATAATCCATTCCATAGATGAGAGAAAAAAGATAGAACTGCGCCAAACAGAAATAAAAGATTTTTTGTATGTAATTAACAAGATATTGAGACATGATGTATTGAATTTCCTAAATGTCATTCAAATGGCAATATATCTATCAAAGGAAAAAAATGATTTTAATTATCTTGATAAAGCAACGATGTCGGTTGAAGCAAGTATAAAATTAGTTAACGATATGAAAAATCTGGAGTATACGATTTCTAAAGGTGGAAATCTTGATGTTTACCATGTTCGTGAAGTTATAGAAGACGTAAGTTCCAATTATCCGATCGAATTTAACATCATTGGTAATGGAGATATTGTAGCGGATGAAGCAATTTATTCTATATTTGACAATCTTATAAGAAATGCAATTAAACATGGCAATACTGAAAAAATGAGATTTGTCATAACTGATAAAAGTGACCATTGTCAAATTAGTGTAAGAGATTATGGAAACGGTATTGACAATGATGTAATCGATAAAATTTTTGATGAAAATTTCACTCATGGAACTACCGGAAATACAGGACTTGGCCTATACATAGTAAAAAAGGTCATCGAAAGATATGGTGGAGATATTTGGGTAGAAAG